The following nucleotide sequence is from Flavobacterium sp. N1736.
CAGGAACAACAGGAAATCAGGAAATTGGAAATTATCTTTCACTGGCTTCAATGGGGTCTGTAAATTATTCTTTTGGAGGTACTTTATATACAGGATTAGCCCCTACCCGTTTGGCAAATCCGGATTTGAAATGGGAAAAAACAACGCAATATAATGTTGGTTTGGATTTATCATTATTAGACAGAAAAGTAAATTTTGTTTTTGATGTTTATTACAAAAAAACAAACGATTTATTAATCAGCGTTCCGGTGCCGTTAACTTCAGGATATGCGAGTGTACTTCAAAACATTGGAGGTGTTGAAAATAAAGGTCTTGAAATTGGTTTAACGACTGAAAATTTAAGAACAGAAAACTTTTCATGGAACTCAAACATTGTGTTTTCTGCAAACAGAAATAAAGTAGTTTCTATAGGAAATGGCGTTGATCAGTTTTTTCCTGTAGTGCCAAACGGCTCCTTATTACAGCAACAGCCTGTAACGGTTAAAGTTGGTTTGCCTTTGGGAACTTTCTGGGGATACAAAACAAATGGTATTTTCCAGACTCAGGAAGAAGTAAATACACAACCAAAAATAAACAGTCTTGCCAATACAAAAGTGGGAGACAGAAAGTATGTTGATACCAACGGAGACGGTGTAATTACAGCGCTTGATAAAGGAAATTTAGGAACATCGCAGCCAAAATTTGTGGCAAGTTTCAGCAACACGATTTCGTATCATGACTTCGATTTAAATTTCTCTTTTCAGGGATCTTATGGCGCAAAAATCTTCAACGCTTTAAATCAGCAGTTAGAAATTTCTACACTTGGTACCAATGCTAATGTTACTTTGGTAGACCGTTGGACTCCGGCAAACCCAACCAACGACGTTCCAAGAGCATCAAGTTCTCCTTTAGGAATTGTTTCTGAGCGCTATGTTGAAGATGCTTCTTTTGTTAGATTAAAATTAATCACGCTTGGTTATACATTACCAAAAAGCACTTCTAAAAAACTGGGAGCAACAAGCGTGAAATTCTATGTCTCTGCAGAAAATCTGGTTACATGGACAAAATACACCGGATTTGATCCTGAGGTAAGTTCATACGAACAAAATAACTTATATCCGGGAATTGATTTTGGTTCTTATCCAAACTCAAGAACATTCATTTCCGGTCTGAACGTAACTTTCTAAGTAAAAAAAAATAAACGATGAAAAAGATAATCATAACAATAATAGTAAGCGCCACGTTACTTGTATCGTGCGCAGATTTAGAGGTAACGCCAACCTCTTTTGTAACCGAAGATAATTACTTCAAGACTCAGGATGACGCTGTTGCAAGTGTAACTGCGGTTTATGCTTCATTAAGCCTTGATCCGGGTGAACAAAGTTTATTTGGAAGAAACCTTTATTTCTTAACCGATATGGGTTCTGATTATGCAGCAGCGGGAGTTTCTGCAACAAATCCGCAGGTACGAGCCATGAGCGCCTTAACACACGACGCTACTAATGACCGCGTTCAGGTTGCGTGGAGACAAATTTATGCCGGAATTAACAGAGCCAATGTTTCTATTGATAATATCCCGAAAGTTTCAGGTTCTGAAGTAGTTAAAACCAGATTAATTAATGAAGCAAAATTTATTAGAGGTTTATTATACTTTCAGGCAGTTCGCCTTTGGGGAGGAGTTCCGATTGTTTTGCACGAACCAACTTCTATTCAGTTAGAAAGTTTAAAATCAAAAAGAGCAACAGTTGATGAAGTGTACACGCAGATTATTTCTGATTTAAAAGATGCCGAAAACTTACCTCCTACTTATACTGCTGCCGATGCCGGACGTGCAACATCCGGAGCTGCAAAAGCTATTTTAACAAAAGTATATATAACACGAAAAGATTGGCCAAATACAATTGCAAAAGCAAGAGAAGTCATCAATGGCGGTTACGGATATGCTTTGTTCGAAAACTTTCAGGATATATTTACTAAAACGAAAAAGAACGGAAAAGAGCATATTTTCTCTGTTCAGTTTGAGCCAAATCAGGCAGGAAACGGATCTAGCGGAAGCACTTTTCAATCTACTTCTTTTACCGGATTTACAGCTACAGAACCTGCTGATATTATCTCTGACGTAGCTTTGTTTTACGACATTTATGCTCCGGGAGATACACGCAGAGATGTGAGTTACGCCAAACAATTAGTAAACCCAACAACCGGAACTTTGTATACTTTTCCAAAACCAATTTTTAAAAAATATTTGGATTTGACCAATTTGGCAACGCCCGGAAATGTCGCAATCAATTTTCCTCTTATTCGTTATGCCGATATTTTATTGTCTTTGGCAGAAGCCATAAATGAACAGGGAGCGCCCACTGCTGAAGCTTACGAATTGATTAATCAGGTAAGAAGAAGAGCTTTTGGAAAACCAATTACGACTCCTGATGCTACCGTAGATTTGGCTGGTTTGGATCAAATCTCTTTTAGAGCAGCTATTCAGGAAGAACGCAAAAAAGAATTTGTTCAGGAAGGACAAAGATGGTTTGACTTAGTACGCTGGGGAACTTTGGTTACCGAAGTAAAAAAAGTAACCGCTAAAAATTCAGTTTCTGAAAAAAATAATCTTTATCCAATTCCGCAAAGCGAAAGAAATTTTGATCCGGTTGGATTGCCACAAAATCCGGGATATAATTAACCACAACCAAAACTATAAATGATTAAAAAACTGCTCATTATTGCCCTATTGGTTGTTGCACAATCTTCGCTATTTGCCCAGAAAAAGCAACCTAATATCATCGTCATTTTGGCAGATGATCTGGGTTTCTCAGATATTGGTGCTTTTGGCTCAGAAATTTACACACCAAACTTGAATAAGCTCGCTCAAAACGGGCTTATTCTAAAGCAATTTTACAATGCAGGGCGATGTTGTCCTTCTCGGGCGTCATTGCTCACGGGTTTGTATCCGCATCAGGCAGGCGTTGGAGACATGGTTCAGGACAAAGGATTTCCAGCCTATCAGGGATATTTAAACGAGCATTGTATTACGATTGGGCAAGCACTTAAACAGGCAGGATACAACACGATTGTTTCAGGAAAATGGCATGTTGGTTTAGTACCATCAGCTTGGGCGGTGAATCGGGGATTTGATGATTCTTTTACTTTACAAAATAACGGAAGCAGTTATTTCAACTCGCAGCCTTTGTATAATGACGGAAGAAAAGTCACTTTTTTGAAAGGAGATAAAGAAATTATCCGCACGGATACGGCTACTTATCTGACACAAGAGATTACCAATTTTGCTATAAATTCTTTAGAAAAACAGCGAAATCAGCAAAAGCCATTTTTTCTTTATGTTGCTTATAATGCACCACATTGGCCCATTCAGGCATTGCCGGAAGATATTGCAAAATACAAAGGTAAATACCTCGAAGGCTGGGATAAATTGAGAGCAAGCCGTTTTAAAAAATTAAAAGAACTGGGAATCATTGATAAAAACTGGGACTTATCAAGTCGTTTTGAAAAAGTACCGGATTGGGAAAAACTAAGCGCCGAAGAAAAAGACAAATGGGATACACGAATGGCAATTTACGCCGCCATGATCGACAGAATGGATGCCGGAATTGGAGAAATCCTGCAGAAAGTGAAGTCTTTGGGAGAAGAAAATAATACGCTTGTTCTTTTTCTTTCAGATAATGGAGGAAGTGCCGATGATGTGAAAAACTGGAATTATGTTACACAAAAAAACGGAACACCAGGTTCAGTTGCATCAATTGACAGTTATGAAAGCCCGTGGGGAAATGTGAGCAACACGCCATTTCAATTATTCAAAAAAAACACCCACGAAGGCGGGATTGCCTCCCCTTTTATTGCTTATTATCCAAACCATATTAAGGCAAGGACACAAAGCAACAGAGTAAGTCATTTGATCGATATTTTTCCAACTTTTCTGGAATATGCCGGTTTTCAATATCCCGATACTTTTCAGGGAAAAAGTCTCACGCCATTAGAAGGAATTAGTTTAAAAAAGGAATTTGAAGGACAAAAATCTGAAGCACATGAAGCCTTGTTTTGGGAACACGAAGGCAGCAAAGCAGTAAGAAAAGGCGATTGGAAAGCAGTAGCCGAAAACAATCAGCCTTGGGAATTATACAATCTTGCTACAGACCGGACAGAAACAAAAAACGTAGCAAAATCAGAACCAAAACTACTCCAGAACCTGATTGAATTACACCAGCAATGGTCCGTAAAAGTAGGTGTCGAAGATTGGAATAAAATAAAATAGCATAGTTAAAATATTGATTACGATTAACCAACAAACTATTTAAATATGAAAAAAATTAATAATAACAGTACAATCAAAAGTCCTAAAAAAGGGCTTTTGATTACTGCACTACTTGTAGCACAATTAGGAGCAGTACAAGGATTTGCACAATCAAATCCTGATCAGGAATTTAAAGGTACAATTGGAAAAACCTTAGCCGATTCTAAAGAATATTGGCCTGAGCCGGTAAAAGCGCCACAAGGTGCGCCAAATATCGTTTGGATATTATTAGACGATGTTGGTTTTGGAGCTTCAAGTAGTTTTGGAGGATTAATACAAACACCCACTTTTGATGAATTGGCTAATAACGGTTTACGTTATACAAATTTCCATACAACAGCAATTTGTGCGCCTACCCGCGCCGCTTTATTAACCGGAAGAAATTCAGGACGAGTGCATGTTAGCGGTTTCTCTCACACGGTTTTATCAGCAGGTTTTCCGGGTTGGGATGGCAGAATTCCATCTGATAAAGGAACAATTGCAGAGATTTTAAGAGACAAAGGATACAACACTTTTGCAGTTGGTAAATACGGATTAACGCCTGACGAAGAAGCTTCAGACGCCGGACCGTTTGACAGATGGCCGACAGGAAAAGGTTTTGAACACTTTTTTGGTTTCTTAGGATCTCAAACGGATCAGTACAAACCTGATTTAGTGGAAGATAATACACACATTGTTCCTGACGGAAGACACTTAACAGAGCAAATTACGGATAAAGCAATTACGTACATTAAAAACCAACATAAAGCGGCTCCAAACAAACCATTCTTTTTGTACTATGCGCCGGGAGCAGTCCATGCACCTCATCAGGTTGAAGAAAAATGGAGCGATCAATACAAAGGAAAATTTGATGATGGCTGGGATGCTTACCGCGAAAAAGTATTGGCAAACCAAAAGAAATTAGGTGTAATTCCTGCCAATGCCGTTTTACCGGAACGTAATCCGCTTATTACAGACTGGAAAAAATTAACGCCGGATCAAAAGAAAGTTTATGCACGTTTCATGGAAGTTTACGCCGGATATCTTACGTATACAGATTACGAAATTGGAAGAGTTGTAAATTATCTAAAAGAAACCAATCAACTTGAAAACACTTTGATTTTTGTTGCGATTGGCGATAACGGAGCAAGTAAAGAAGGTACAACGCAAGGTACAATCAACCAAAATTTATTTGCCGGCGGCGTATCTGATGAAAAAAATCTTCAGGATAATTTAAACAACATTGGAGAAATTGGAACTGCAAAAGGTTTAAATACCAATTATCCATTAGGTTGGGCTCAGGCAACTAATTCACCTTTTAAAAACTGGAAACAAGATGCACATTCTGAAGGCGGAACGCGCAATCCGTTGATTGTTTATTATCCAAAAGGAATTAAAGATAAAGGCGGAATCAGAAATCAATACAGCCACGTAACTGATTTATTGCCAACAACATTGGATATTGCAGGACTTAAAGCTCCGGAAACTATCCGTGAAATCAAACAGGATAAAATTCAGGGTTCATCTTTCTATGCTTCCTTAAATGATGCAAAAGCAGAATCATTACACAAAGTACAATACTATTATATTTTTGGAAACAGAGCTATTTACAAAGATGGATGGAAAGCCGCTGCGGCACATTTACCGGATTCTTTTGCTTTGAAAAATAATTTGGGTAAAGGCGAAAAACCTGCACCAAGCAATTTTGATGCTGATGTTTGGGAATTGTACAACTTAAACGAAGATTTTAACGAGCGTAACAATCTTGCTAAAAAATATCCTGAAAAATTAGCCGAACTTCAAAAATTATTTGATGAACAAGCGAAGGAAAATAACGTTTATCCGCTAATCGACTGGCAGGATGTATTTAGCAGAAGAATACATAATAACGGAACTGATAAAAGTAAAAATCTTCAGGAATTAATTCGTCAGGCAAATAAACCAGCCGGAAGTACCAATTAAAATTATAAGCAACCCAACCTGCAAGGTTTTCAAAACCTTGTAGGTTTAAATAAGATTTTGCAAGTCTCAAATC
It contains:
- a CDS encoding RagB/SusD family nutrient uptake outer membrane protein; translated protein: MKKIIITIIVSATLLVSCADLEVTPTSFVTEDNYFKTQDDAVASVTAVYASLSLDPGEQSLFGRNLYFLTDMGSDYAAAGVSATNPQVRAMSALTHDATNDRVQVAWRQIYAGINRANVSIDNIPKVSGSEVVKTRLINEAKFIRGLLYFQAVRLWGGVPIVLHEPTSIQLESLKSKRATVDEVYTQIISDLKDAENLPPTYTAADAGRATSGAAKAILTKVYITRKDWPNTIAKAREVINGGYGYALFENFQDIFTKTKKNGKEHIFSVQFEPNQAGNGSSGSTFQSTSFTGFTATEPADIISDVALFYDIYAPGDTRRDVSYAKQLVNPTTGTLYTFPKPIFKKYLDLTNLATPGNVAINFPLIRYADILLSLAEAINEQGAPTAEAYELINQVRRRAFGKPITTPDATVDLAGLDQISFRAAIQEERKKEFVQEGQRWFDLVRWGTLVTEVKKVTAKNSVSEKNNLYPIPQSERNFDPVGLPQNPGYN
- a CDS encoding arylsulfatase, translating into MIKKLLIIALLVVAQSSLFAQKKQPNIIVILADDLGFSDIGAFGSEIYTPNLNKLAQNGLILKQFYNAGRCCPSRASLLTGLYPHQAGVGDMVQDKGFPAYQGYLNEHCITIGQALKQAGYNTIVSGKWHVGLVPSAWAVNRGFDDSFTLQNNGSSYFNSQPLYNDGRKVTFLKGDKEIIRTDTATYLTQEITNFAINSLEKQRNQQKPFFLYVAYNAPHWPIQALPEDIAKYKGKYLEGWDKLRASRFKKLKELGIIDKNWDLSSRFEKVPDWEKLSAEEKDKWDTRMAIYAAMIDRMDAGIGEILQKVKSLGEENNTLVLFLSDNGGSADDVKNWNYVTQKNGTPGSVASIDSYESPWGNVSNTPFQLFKKNTHEGGIASPFIAYYPNHIKARTQSNRVSHLIDIFPTFLEYAGFQYPDTFQGKSLTPLEGISLKKEFEGQKSEAHEALFWEHEGSKAVRKGDWKAVAENNQPWELYNLATDRTETKNVAKSEPKLLQNLIELHQQWSVKVGVEDWNKIK
- a CDS encoding arylsulfatase, whose product is MKKINNNSTIKSPKKGLLITALLVAQLGAVQGFAQSNPDQEFKGTIGKTLADSKEYWPEPVKAPQGAPNIVWILLDDVGFGASSSFGGLIQTPTFDELANNGLRYTNFHTTAICAPTRAALLTGRNSGRVHVSGFSHTVLSAGFPGWDGRIPSDKGTIAEILRDKGYNTFAVGKYGLTPDEEASDAGPFDRWPTGKGFEHFFGFLGSQTDQYKPDLVEDNTHIVPDGRHLTEQITDKAITYIKNQHKAAPNKPFFLYYAPGAVHAPHQVEEKWSDQYKGKFDDGWDAYREKVLANQKKLGVIPANAVLPERNPLITDWKKLTPDQKKVYARFMEVYAGYLTYTDYEIGRVVNYLKETNQLENTLIFVAIGDNGASKEGTTQGTINQNLFAGGVSDEKNLQDNLNNIGEIGTAKGLNTNYPLGWAQATNSPFKNWKQDAHSEGGTRNPLIVYYPKGIKDKGGIRNQYSHVTDLLPTTLDIAGLKAPETIREIKQDKIQGSSFYASLNDAKAESLHKVQYYYIFGNRAIYKDGWKAAAAHLPDSFALKNNLGKGEKPAPSNFDADVWELYNLNEDFNERNNLAKKYPEKLAELQKLFDEQAKENNVYPLIDWQDVFSRRIHNNGTDKSKNLQELIRQANKPAGSTN